Within the Salvia hispanica cultivar TCC Black 2014 chromosome 4, UniMelb_Shisp_WGS_1.0, whole genome shotgun sequence genome, the region TCATTTGAAATTTTGCTAATTTGTTGAGTTTTTGAGCTGGATcttttgtgttgtgtgtgaggCTGGCGCTGTACTTGTGAGTGTTTGTGCTGCTCGTTGAATGCACCGAAAGTGATGCTCGTAGTGCTGATTATAAGATATGGCTTCATAATAGTGTTGCTTTGGTTGATGATGGtgtgattttttatatgattgcAAATTCTCTTGAATAAAAAGCTCGGTAGTGCGAGGTATCTAGGTGGTGAGTTAATTGCACATGCTTTAGATGAGAAAATTGACCGGTGGCGTATTTCGAAGTCAGGTCAGGATGTGATTAAGGCGCCGATGATGTGAATTAGAAATGTGGTCGGCTAGTGTTGAGAGTTTGGTCAATGGTTGTACACCACCTTCTCCCACTGCTCTTGAGTTTTTACTGTGTGAAAAGTATGGTTGAAACAATGATTTGTGTGCTACATATCACAAGCTGCATATGGCTGTGATTCGTGGGAATGCTATCGTTGAACTTTCTATTTCTCGTTCTTAGATGATGCTTTTTCAAAAGATTTGTTGctaaattgtaaatttataaaatgtttatttgttgAGCTTGATTAAAGGAACTTACCCTATCTTCTCTGTTTCCTAAAAGTTACATGTCGTGACTGGATTTGTAATGGGGGATCATTTCATGGAAGATACTCCAATGGGAGAAGGTGATTATTGCACTTCAATTCATCCGCGTTGAATAattctttgtttcttttgttccCGTAAATTGTCTCCCCCCCCTCTCtctatatgtgtgtgtgtgtgtgtgtgtgttttcttcttttctttttttttccactcaaATGAACATCACCTTGGTCAAACATATTTTCTTTCACATGCATCCATATTGATTAGTTTATGAGATAAGAGAAGGACCCCACCCCCCAAAAAAAGATCAATGGAAATTTGTACATTGCATGTTGTGAGTTAAGTTGGTggatttatgttttttgtgCATGAGCTTTGATATTATGGCTTCTTTTACTCATCCACTCATGTAAGTGCTTTGTGAATGAATAGATTTCAACCAAATTAAGCCTTATAGGCTTCTATATTTGACCTTTTGATGCAATGTTCTGTAGGGTGTTCCCAGACTCTTTTTAAACTGACAAAGGATAAAAGAATTATAAGTCGTGCAGCATGTGTCAATCCACCCAGCCAAATGTAAGTCACGACTGCAACTAATGTATTGACATGTCCTTTAAGATTCTCAATGAGGCAACATACATCACACTCATGCTGTATATGATGTTTTGTGGAAGTTAATATACTATGGTTCGTCTTCCCTGGACCTTGTATATAGCTCTTCTACATGCCCATGGTTTGTGGATTTTGGTTTGTATTACTGTAGCATTGAACATGATACATTATGCTTATTATTCCACCCAATGGGTAATGTAACTACAGGTTGAAGTAGCCTACTTGTTgctagtatatatttaaaatctgtcaattacaattttgattgcctgatgatattaaaaataagaaggTAACACATAGGAATTCTTACACGGACTAAAGGATAAAAgtaaatgtataaatttttatcaacCTCACTTGTTTGACTAATTGGGGAGTTGAGTAGAAGTATGAGTAGATGAGAATCATACTCACATTAACTTGTGTTAGCTGTCATGAAGGCACATAAATGGCCTATATACATAATGGCCCAAGCATTTATGCTGTCCCAACAGAGCTTGTATCAATCAACACACATgacaaaaactattttttcacGAAGTCTTGAAATTTTACCTGCATTAACATATCTGATAGTAGAAAATGGAACAACTATCAGTTGGATAAATAGAGTGCAAAATCCAAAACCATTTGTAGATTTATTAGTTGTCTTCTCTCAATTTCACAATATATGGATGTGGACTGTGGATTTATGAACTTGTTAGTACTTACTAGTAGTTTGTCTTTATGTATACATGCTCCCGCATAGATACTGATCATGTCAAAAGAGCCTGACAGTCTAGCaatctttttcccttttgatTTCTAAGTTCTTCTTGTCACTATTTTGTGCCTTTAATTTGGAAATCTAATTGCATTCTTTGGTTTATAAAATATCCAAGCCTTTTAAAAGTACATGAATGACAGGCCTGCAGTTTGGGACATAACTTCCATTGTCAGGAAAGACAAGGTCAGATTTCTATCTTCATTGCCTGGTTTTTCTATAATACCAGCCTGTGAAGATTCCCATCAGGAAAAAGAATGGGGGCAGTTCTTGGATTTCCTTCAGAAGCATAACAGGGTAATATACAATTACAAGTATTCTGGAACTCTTTTTACTGAAGTAATGCTAGTCCCATGCTTAGAAGGTGACAAGAACTATTTGCTTTTTGTGTCTGGGACTTATTATGGACCTAGGTCTCAGTTCTTGTGTTTTTGGGGAAATGTAATGCTGTCATGTTTCCTAAATTTGAAGGTTGCTATATCAAACTTCGGATTGTTTGAATTCTACATACTACCTTCCCTTGAACGCTCAAGATCTGACCTTGCAACTGTTCGATACAAAGGGAAAGCATCAAAAACATCTCCAGGTTTGAAGCATAACATGACTGTTGAGATTTATCATCACTCTTGCATTCTTAAACCCCCTAGTAAATGGTGGTTCTTTgctattttactaattatgcaAGTTAGGATCTagagaagaaatataatgTGTTGCTTTGATCTAAGAGCTTCATATCCCAAGTTTTAGAACCATTGACCCAAAACTTAAATGAATGATAATCAATGTATCCTGTCAATATGTTGTAAGTTGTGTTATACAacataaaaatggaaaatgggagatgcaataattgaaattatctTAAATACAAGATAGaaaggaaaattgaaaatatcttaCTTACTTAGCAAGTTCATCTTTAAATTCTGTAGATTCTCAAGAATATTCCATATAGGCCgtgttatcatttttctttacataatACTCCCTATGTCCCGTGTTACTcgcatttttctatttcggctCGTCCCAAACTACTTACACTATTTCGATTTTAAGTAAGAATTAgggtatttaattaatatattagagTTAATTATGTGTTCCTTTATTAATTGATCTCACATTACActtaaaaatactaatttaattatactaaaaaatcaatccgAAATTTACaacctaaaatgaaaagtgcgagtaacaTGGGCGGAGAGAGTATGTATGTAAGAGGTGATTGGTACTAGAAAAAATGTAGCTAGGGGACATTTCCTATAATTGGTATGTGCATTGAATGAAGCATGAAAGAAAACATCAATTGTATTttcatagtataatttataaattgaataaactCGTTTGTATGATAAACTTTTCTTATAATTACTCTTTAATTGAAGTGTAGTgagtaatattattaatttagtaaaattgCTCTTTCATGCTTAAGCTACATTCTTttgtaatactattatataagaaattttaaaaaaaatcatggatttaattaatagatatatttttttttactgaatGTGATTTCAAATATCGAAAtaaatttacactaaaattaatataaatagcaAACATTTTAgcaagaaaaaattaattaattcaagtgatgatttttttttctctctaattttgttttaacaaattatttatttattgaactATGAAGTGGATAcaaggtttttttttcatcaatagcatttagttaaaaataaataaaaaggtaatcatgtttttcttactttataaaaatgatgtataagtagtagtagtatttattttaaggggGAATAtgattatcttttatttctttttcatgtGAATATATGAACTAATACCAACaggataattttttatatttttgataggaatatatttttacttagtaatatttttttactgtCCATTTACAGTTAAactaaaatgtcaattttagttataaagAAATAAGTAAGTAATAGTATAACATTCATTACAAATAAGGAAAGTAGGAAAAGCCATCTATTTGTTCTTCCTGATCCCAATGTTTTCATCAAATCATGAACAATGCAAATGAACTTCCTCTGTTATTTTCATGTTATCTATCCAGATAGCaaagttcaattttttatcCTTGAATGAATCATATGTCCTTCCAGCTGTTTTTGACCTGGATACTGCTCATCCCATCTTTTATTGGAAATCATATAAACTGAAATGCTTGCATGGTaataaatttatgcataaCTTCTAACTCTTAGCATAGAAGAGAAGAAACTAAAGTTactaaacataatttattttatattgtactCAAATCTTACGTTCTTCTATTTAAGCTGGAGCAGGGGTTGCTGATTCTGATCAAATATCTCCGCCTACATCTCAATCTCAGGCTGGTGAGGTTGCTATGTCGATCTCAAACGTTTCTCAAGATAAATATTCTCCTAAGATACAATGTGCAGAAGTAAATGGAGATTCCTCTTGTGATTTGTCAGCTAAAGCTAGCAGTCAATTAGGAAATTCTGTTGAAACAGTTAAACCCTTTCAGAGAAATTATGTAACAGCACATCCCAGTTATCTGAAAACACTTGGTCAAGCACATTCCAGTTGGATATTTGGGGCAGTTGCTGAGCTTGTTGATAATGCAAGGGATGCAAAAGCAACCAAGTAGGTGTACAtgttttctcttcttcttggTGTTGAAGTAACTTATACATAACCATTTTTAAACAGCATTAGTTTTCTAAGTCCAAAGTAGTGAGTTGTCTTTTTTTGAGATGCTTgggaaaaatggaaatgaccaactattattgtttatatgttgTTTCTATGTGTCCCCCCTTCTCAATTGTAATTGCATGTTTcatgtttccttttttattttatattttattatattctctTTAACATATATGATATCTAATGTTGTTTTTCAGACTGGAAATCGCTATCAATAAGTTCTATTCTAAAATTTCTTGCAAAGAAATTCCTATGTTATCATTGATCGATGATGGCCATGGAATGAGCCATGCAGATATCCAAAGAATGGTATCATTTGGCCACGGGAAAACTGAAGTAGATGACCCCAATCATATTGGAATGTATGGAATTGGGTTTAAGGTACTTCTTCACAGTCCAGCTTAGTTAACATACAGTGGTTTAtcttcataaatattttcaactaAATGTTGCCTTTATGTATGTTTATCTTCATACAAGAGAGGCCTTATTGAATATGATACCAGTTACTCTTACTTCTCATACTTGTCTCTACTTTTCAATATGTGAAGTTCTGTATTGAAGCTGATATTTGTTTGTACTATTTCTTCCCTTCTAAAGTTTTATACTGAAGCTGATATTTGTTTGTACTCTTTCTTCCCTTCTAAAGTTTTATACTGAAGCTGATCCCCAGTGGTTAATACTAATTGAAGGTCTTTAGTTCATAATGTAATGCATATAGCATGggtgttatatatatatatatataatagcTATATATGAAGACTCTTACTGTGGTAAAACATACCTAATATGAATATGTTCAGTTTCTATATATATGGTGCAAGTCTTGGAGGATTACCTGTGTAGTCTTGTGGGCCACATTGGAAAAAGCTATTGCCGAACAATGACCagaatatgtatttttgtttggttATTTTCGCAGACTGGCACTATGCGACTAGGAAAGGATGCTTTGGTTCTGACCCAGACAACTAACTCCAGATCAATTGCATTCCTCTCGCAGTCGCTGAATGAAGGCAAAGATGCAAGTCCCCAATCCCAATTATATATACCAGTGATGGATGTGGAGTTAAATCTCTAGTGTTGCTTGTTCTGAactaaattgatttttctctGGCATGTTATTTTGTAGAATCTGGAGATACCCATTGTAAGCTACCGCAGAGTTGGGCAATCCATGGAAGTGGACACAGATGTCCAGAATAAGGATGCGGCAAAGTTGTACTTGAAGATCATTAAAAGATATTCCCCATTTGATAAGTATCTTATTGGTGAAAAAGTGGGTATCTTTGGGGCAGATGGTACTGGaacacaaatttatatatggaaTCTGGATGAATGGGGATCAGATTATAGTTTAAAATGGGAAGCTGGGTTCACTGGCGGGAGTTCGTTTCATCAGGGTGGTATATTCATTCGGTCAAGAAGGACAAGATGCCGTCCAGGGCAAATGTCTTTGTCGGTGTGTCTTTTTCCTGATAGCATCTCAAATGAATTATTCATACAAAAACTAAGACGTGGTTTCTTAATTTCAGGTTCCTTTGGACTACTGTCTGAAATCGTATTTGGAGGTGATATTCTTAGATCCAAGGATGAAGATCTATGTACAGGGAGCACTGGTAACAAAATTTATGTGTTCAAGGCACCAAATTTGTGTTTATAAACATTTCTATACATTTCTTATGAATGTAAATGATTAAGTAGGCGATCTTAAAACTGAGACATTTCTTTCTTGAGATGAGAGAAATTTAACATTAGTTCTTTCTGTTTTGCTGTAACACGTGTGCTTGATTTAGTGTGgagcaaattaattaatttttatcattatttctATCTCTCACCTTCCCCCACGTTTTTTAATAGGTTAGAAGTCGACCCCTTGCAAAATCATTGAGTAAGACTACTGTTGAAAATGGCACCATCTTAGGAAAACCAGTTCAACTTACTCTTGGCCGTTCTCAATTGGAATGGGAGCAAGCAAATAGtggaatatttttatattggcACGGACGTTTAATAGAGGTAAGCGTACacttctttttcctttattttgttGCACTAGGAAAAGAAATCATTTAATTCCCTAACCTGTTCGGTTTGCTTCTTGCACTTCCTTGGCACTATGGGAAGTGATGTATTTTGTCATTCCAACATTATCTAGTCTCTTAGATACTGTATAAATGACATTGATTTCAagatttattttgtgtttctcATGCTAAATGATACTTAGATCATGTAGCATTGGCACATGCTGCTGTCTTACTTAGTTTATACAAGGGTTTAACTTGAACCTGACTCTAACGACTTTCTTGCTTAAGGTCTTAAAGACATCTGGAAATTGATCCGTAAGGAGGAtccttttaatattttttttgcatctTTTAGCCATCAAGGAAATTATGGTAGTTGACCTTCTTGTTTAAAGAAAATGGAATCTTGCCGCATCTTAAAATGGAGTATATCTACATCTAACTTAACTAAGAAGCATGAGGCCTGGAAATGAATAAGATACAGAGACGATAAGACATCTATTATCCTGTTCGAACCAACGGCACTGCTGTCACGCCTTGCCtcaccccccccccccccatgTAGTACGGATCAATTTGAGCATGGTGTTTCAGTCGTGTCTTGTTTAATTCAATGTATCCTAGCAACTCAAAGTTATAATCCTTGAATTATCCTAGTAAACAATGATAGTgctataattttcataaaaagaaCAATTATAATCCCCAAAACATGCACATTGAGGGTTATATGAACCCTACAGAATATCCAATAGAGTCCTACTAGGAAATAATAAGAGACAaggaaatatattaaaaatttaaaactaaattcTTATTGTGCATCGCGTTATTTTATGCTGGGCTTATAAATTCATATTGTGCATCACGTGTTTCAGGCTTATAAGAGAGTTGGAAGCATGGTTCACAATGGAGATTGTGGACGTGGCATCATTGGTGTGGCTGATGTTACTAAAATAATGGTAAACTTCgtaaaatgattttatccTTGGTTTAGTTATCATCTCAATATGTTACATGCTAAATTGAGAGTTTAGCCATCTTGGTACAAAAATAGTGCTTTGTCAATCACTGAACAGAAGTCTAAATCTGCACATCTGAAGATATCTATCTTTGTTGAGGCTCCATAACCAGTCCTAAACATGTCATCAATGAGGGCCCAATcctatattttactaaaaatgagcAGAGTCTTGGTTTTCATACTTCTCTACAAACTTGCATTTTATTGTACTTTATGCTATGGCAAATTCGATTCTTGTAAGttttattaacttttactGCAATTAACAATGGGTGTGgtaatttatttgtgttcAATTAACTGAATTAAGTATAACATGTCAAATTACAAGTTATTATATTTGGTCagaattgttattttattagtaggGATTATAAgatcttttgttttgttcaaCTGCCCACCTGCGAAGGGAGATGAGTATCCTGGATCTTTGTTCATCCACTTTGTTTAAATCAGCAAAAATCAAAGTCCTCGTAACTTAAGCCAGACAATACCTTTGAATATAAAGCTAACCTTTTGTATGTTGAGGTGATCTTTTGTGATGTGGGTTTTTTATCTGAATCGGTGATGTTCGATAAGCTGTAACCATTAGTAGCACTGACATTAGAATCTGTGATGACTCTTCCCTCATTAACAGACTTTTATACCACAATAGTTTTAATATCGTTTTCTTTGGCCAAAGGACTTCcactataataaaaaagatatcAGCAGTATTGAAGCAGAGACAATctaaattttcttctcttctatTCTTTGACAGGACGATGAGAATGGTTGTGTCTGGGTGCACAGCAACAAGCAAGGGTTCCAAGACTGTGAAGCCTATGCTGAACTGGAGCAGTGGCTGGGTGAAAAAGCGAATGAATATATAGACAAATATGTTGATAAGATTCAATTGGTAATTGATTTGCTTTCTCCTAAAAGAAACAATAACTGTCTTATTAGCTTCTATAGTATTGCTTCAAACATTCACTCTACAGCATAACTTCATCCGATTTTAATCTTCAGAGACTGGGATGTAAGCAGGAGCTTAGCCAAGATCTCTTTGAAAGAGAATTGGATGCCTAATCGGCATGCAACATTAACTATGCTTAGTAGTTACACTGTTACACAtagaatttatgaaattttcatATTGGCTAAGAAATAACATAAAGTTAGAGGCTTGACTCATCAATTCTGAATTATGATTTCCTTCTATTCTTTAAGATAAACTTCGTTTCTAGTTTCTAATCTATCCTTTACCATTTTCTATTTCAGTATATATAGTGTTCTCATAGAAAATTTACCCTACAAGATTAGTAAGGTTAGTCTGGTTGATATAGATTTGTTTCTTGTACAGAGAAAGGGTAATGCGTCAGACAAACCTGATCATGAATGGGTGCAGTGTGACAAATGCAGAAAATGGAGGATGCTAAGCGCTGATTTTGACAGCAAGACATTACCTTCACAATGGTTATATatcattttccatttaaaatttactctAAACATTTGGTAGCTCCATATACACAACTGTTAGAGGATGTTTTCCAAATCATcagtagtattagttttattttgcattcatgcaaatattatactctattcataaacttataaattacaaatgcAGACAGATGTGATATTTGCAGAATCAACATAATTGAtgaataaaatcttgtgtttGGTTTTAGGTTCTGTTACATGAAGCCTTTTACTGGTCTCTGTGATACACCAGAAGAATCAATCACAAGTGGAACAATTACAATATCAACCAAGCGTCACAGTTACAACACAAAAGATCCAAGAAACGGCTTTCGTGAAAAAGAAGCCATTAAATCAGAAGGTttgttatttcattattttgctTCTTAAATATGTCTCTTCCCTACaaatttgttatttcattttttagcttattttagagatggagtatatgattGTTTAGCCCGTGAGATTTTTTGCGCACTGATGCAGAAACTCTGTAAACGGTTAATATAATTGATACATGATGTCCAGAATGCTAAGCTTCACCATATTCTCCTTTTGGGCATTTGGaggaagaaattaaaattcatattattgtttttaatgataacattaaattattagtacttgTTTGAGTTGCATTATGCCCTCAAGTTCTACGATTAATCACATGAAAGATCATTCATTCAAAGTTCAGTAGGAATAAATTTTATGCTTGTGTGCAGGCATTAGTAACTATGCTAGTGATTCGGAAGGGGACGATGTGAAGGTCTCTGTAAAGCGGCAGATGCGATCATCTCTTCCAAGGTTCTGTAAGAAGAACGGATGATGTGAGGTTTAACACACCCTTTCTGCTTCCATTCATCGCCATTTTGTATCGTAGCTCCCAGATCCGGGAAGAACACTCCCTATCTAATCTCACCAAAATATAAACCGGTGACTCGATTTTAGTCCTTTTCGTAGCTATTTGTGTCAAtgattttttgacaaaatctGAAGTTGCAACCTGACTGGGTTAGAGCAGATTCTGCGAGAGTAGATATTCATTAGTATTTTAGAGTACAGAAGTAAGAGAAGTTGTTCATAGTAGTGTGACATGATGCTTCAGTTGTATTATCTCTTTTTTCATCCATTGAGGTTTAGCAGGCTATTGTCTCATTTCTTCATAAAACTATcttctttattcatttttttttttttttttgtggtggGATTGAAATATATAgaggggtgttcggtttgcaagattgtattccaaattaaatatgtagtgtgttttgttcatgagatttaattcTGCAATTCAATCttagatgaataatcatgagataattagtcatagctaatcccctatgactaaaataattttcacaACTCAATTCTATATTGTAtattggtattattttatcttacaAACCGAATACCACTATAATGTAATATGTATGCTAGAATAGACAAGATTGtatattatgattattgtTTGGTTGAagtggagggagtatgatattAGGACATGTTGAAGTAATCACTgagttatatatataattatatacctcaaaattaatagaaaaccTCGCTTTATGAAAATTGGAAACTAATTGAACGGGAAAAAAAGACAATAGTTCATAGAATTCAGCTTCTTTGTTGAGAATTTTAAGATTCTTGTGTCTCATAATTTTCCACTaataatttcactattttaagttttaacaatatgcattataattataaaaaaattattgttattgtaaCAAACTGATTTGTAAAACAATACTTATTCCGATGTTCcactaaatatgaaatattttttttattttttgagaaatatttcatttttataggGACAactaatagaaaaatattttattttgaatatgggGGGTAGACGAGTAGTAtatcttaaattttgaataattaatgaacataataaaattaatagttgaAGATGGAGTAAAATAGagaaactatttttgtagaatttccattttccaccaattataaaataacaattctTATCAGTTTCATCATCCAACTCTTATCCCTTCATTCCTTCATCACTCACAATGTCAGTTTCAGCCATTTTCGGGGCAAGACTGGCGCTTCCGCCCCCCTCCGCCGCAGCAACCAAGGCTCTCCCACCGCCACCGAGCCGCCTATCgctcggcggcggcggcggattgGCGATCGAGTGCTCTTCCCGACCGCAGAAAAAGGCGACGAAGCATCACATGAAGTCCCGCCCCCGCAAGAGCCGCCCTTCCGACATACGCCACGGCCCCGCCGTCTACCCCCCGCTCCCGCCTCTCCCTCCGGAATGGACTCTCGTCTCCGGCGACTCCGCCGCcgcgccgtcgccgtcgcagCCTGCTGTCCAGTCCGAGTGAAGTTATCCCCAATTTGGGGAAATTAGGTTTGCGTTTTCGACTGTACCAATTTAATTGCCGCAATTAGAGAGCTGAATTGCTGTTGATATTgttgttgaatttgaaattcctCGGCGTTTTTTTTGAATGATTTGgatattttacttattttgtgaaagaatttgatgtttatttatttggatttgaatGCATTATCTTCATGTTTAATGGTGTTGGATGTAGTACTCCATCTGTTCCACATTAAAggagacaattttttttggcacgaagattaagaaaaatggtgTTAGGTGAGTTGTAAAGgggaataaaatgaaaaaagtagagagatgaagagagaaaaaaaaaaagagaaagtaaagtatgtGGAGAAATGtgttacttttattaaaaaggaaatgactctattaccatgaaacgtaccaaaatagcaaaatgactctatgaAGTACTATGGaactgagggagtatatcgCTAGGCAACTAATTTTTAATGGTTGAGTGCTCCATATTGtttgttttcaatattttggtTAAAGGATGAGATCATGCTAGCAAGTACTCCCTTCGTACCGCTTTAACAGttccattgacttttctgttttttttttataaaattgataaaaaatagttaaagtagagaaatagtaaagtaaaagagacaatCACCTAGATAAGACACTTTTccatattattctctctcttaatttacaaGTTctcttctttaattattttttatcatttttacaaaaagaggcggaaaagtcaatgagactgctaaagtgAGATGGAGTGAGtacatttaaaaatgtttctcaattatttttgGCATTCGACAATGGAGATTTACATTGGGTGCAAATTTGGTagaattttatgtaatttcaCTTATCATAACTGATTTTGAGGTCAAatctagtattataaatatgagtaaaattgagatgatagaaatgaaattttttatcattccaAGACAAGAAAAACTCATCATAGAAACGAAACATATCAACTtcccaaaaaatgaaaaaaatgtgaattagGCAGCAAATTCCGAGAGAGATACATAGTCTATCTAACAAGAATTTACAAAACTGAACACACATCGATCAgatcaaaaattaatactaactGATTAGCGCCCTACCCAGCTGCTTAGCAGGTGAAACACAACAGGCCTTGGCAGATCACGACGAACCACAGACGATTGATCGATCATCGCCTTCACAACGCCACAAAGTCACTGCCAAATATCACCATAAGGATATCGATTTCCTCGCCCTCCAAAGCATAGTGATGTGTGTCGATGATATGGCTCTTGCTGCAGACGATGTGTCTACTTGCTTTCAACTAGACTCAGAAGGAAATCCGTAAATATGTGCTCGTATTCTGGCATTTTTCCATATCCTGGAGATTCGAACGACCCCTTTCACAGTTAGACGAAAGTTTATTGTTTATATCAAATCTATTCGTAAATATCTTATGTTTGAGTAGATGGCATACCTGGAAAATAGTTTATATCTATCACATAATAGTTGTCTCGAGTTCCATGCTCTCTGATTATATCCAAGTTGAATAGCCGAAGACCCTATGGCAAGAGGATTGAAACAACAAATGATCAGATCAATATTACGAGGGTAGCAGATGTAAAGAATTGCGGAAGACCAAAATGTGTACCAGCCGTCGTCTTAGTTCTTTAGCCAATCTCTCGAGTAATGGCCGTGGAGGAAGCTCTGCGTGAAAAAAGGGCAGCAGAAAAATAAGAACTGACAAGAGCTCAAAGATAAGATATTGAGGTTGCTGAGAGACGAAATAAACTGTCTAGGCTAACAACTAAGCAAAATGCcagaaaaagtgaaaaaccAATATGTTCGAACATAATAAGCTCACCAGCAACacaaggatccaagtcagctTCATCGGCAGATGCTGCAGCACAAGAAACTCTTGGGAAGTGGTAAACACCAGCAC harbors:
- the LOC125222230 gene encoding 50S ribosomal protein 6, chloroplastic; the encoded protein is MSVSAIFGARLALPPPSAAATKALPPPPSRLSLGGGGGLAIECSSRPQKKATKHHMKSRPRKSRPSDIRHGPAVYPPLPPLPPEWTLVSGDSAAAPSPSQPAVQSE
- the LOC125224491 gene encoding MORC family CW-type zinc finger protein 3-like; translation: MRLGKDALVLTQTTNSRSIAFLSQSLNEGKDNLEIPIVSYRRVGQSMEVDTDVQNKDAAKLYLKIIKRYSPFDKYLIGEKVGIFGADGTGTQIYIWNLDEWGSDYSLKWEAGFTGGSSFHQGGIFIRSRRTRCRPGQMSLSVPLDYCLKSYLEVIFLDPRMKIYVQGALVRSRPLAKSLSKTTVENGTILGKPVQLTLGRSQLEWEQANSGIFLYWHGRLIEAYKRVGSMVHNGDCGRGIIGVADVTKIMDDENGCVWVHSNKQGFQDCEAYAELEQWLGEKANEYIDKYVDKIQLRKGNASDKPDHEWVQCDKCRKWRMLSADFDSKTLPSQWFCYMKPFTGLCDTPEESITSGTITISTKRHSYNTKDPRNGFREKEAIKSEGISNYASDSEGDDVKVSVKRQMRSSLPRFCKKNG
- the LOC125222229 gene encoding uncharacterized protein LOC125222229, translating into MGDHFMEDTPMGEGCSQTLFKLTKDKRIISRAACVNPPSQMPAVWDITSIVRKDKVRFLSSLPGFSIIPACEDSHQEKEWGQFLDFLQKHNRVAISNFGLFEFYILPSLERSRSDLATVRYKGKASKTSPGVADSDQISPPTSQSQAGEVAMSISNVSQDKYSPKIQCAEVNGDSSCDLSAKASSQLGNSVETVKPFQRNYVTAHPSYLKTLGQAHSSWIFGAVAELVDNARDAKATKYPKNGIIWPREN